One Solanum lycopersicum chromosome 2, SLM_r2.1 genomic region harbors:
- the LOC104645784 gene encoding uncharacterized protein, protein MEEAKKELEILETQHPNKFEYLKLELRSFISFLESHYSHTLPSSSYVDTQESSSNRKRKNGSFASKEEPKKKLQRVGQDTVGCNKRSRIDVVMERAQACLRKIQRFKTSNM, encoded by the exons ATGGAAGAAGCAAAAAAAGAACTGGAAATTTTAGAAACTCAGCATCCGAACAAGTTTGAATATCTCAAGTTGGAATTAAGATCCTTCATATCTTTTCTTGAATCTCACTACTCTCACACTCTTCCTTCTTCCTCCTATGTGGATACTCAAG AGTCATCAAGTAACAGGAAGAGGAAAAATGGAAGCTTTGCTAGTAAAGAAGAACCTAAGAAGAAGCTGCAAAGGGTGGGACAGGATACTGTGGGATGTAATAAGAGGAGTAGGATTGATGTTGTTATGGAGAGGGCGCAGGCATGTCTACGAAAAATTCAACGATTCAAAACTAGTAACATGTGA
- the ftsH6 gene encoding FtsH protease, with product MSTALSLSVSQFPLCKSQDFSKDVYNPKISNKETPCQKTHSDTRINRRKLLSTSGLSLVAGTLSKPARAETEAPVEVTSSRMSYSRFLDYLNQGAVKKVDFFENSAVAEILINPALNKVQRVKIQLPGLPPELVRKLKDKNVDFAAHLPEKNVIGPLLDLLGNLAFPLILLGYLLLRSSSNTPGGPNLPFGLGRSKAKFQMEPNTGVTFDDVAGVNEAKQDFQEIVEFLKTPEKFAAVGAKIPKGFLLVGPPGTGKTLLAKAIAGEAGVPFFSLSGSEFIEMFVGVGASRVRDLFNKAKQNSPCIIFIDEIDAVGRQRGTGIGGGNDEREQTLNQLLTEMDGFTGNTGVIVIAATNRPEILDQALLRPGRFDRQVTVGLPDIRGREEILKVHSNNKKLDKDVSLSVIAMRTPGFSGADLANLMNEAAILAGRRGKDKITSKEIDDSIDRIVAGMEGTTMTDGKNKILVAYHEVGHAVCATLTPGHDAVQKVTLIPRGQARGLTWFIPGEDPTLISKKQLFARIVGGLGGRAAEEIIFGEPEITTGAAGDLQQITQIARQMVTMFGMSEIGPWALTDPAAQSGDVVLRMLARNQMSEKLAEDIDESVRHIIERAYEIAKNHIRNNREAIDKLVDVLLEKETLTGDEFRAILSEFTDIPFVNINRKPIRELIEA from the exons ATGTCTACTGCTCTTTCTTTGTCTGTCTCTCAGTTCCCCCTATGCAAATCCCAAGACTTCTCCAAGGATGTTTACAATCCTAAAATCTCCAATAAAGAAACCCCATGTCAGAAAACACATTCAGACACCAGAATAAACAGGAGGAAGCTGTTGAGTACTAGTGGTTTGAGCCTTGTAGCAGGGACTTTGTCTAAGCCAGCAAGAGCTGAGACTGAAGCACCAGTTGAGGTAACTTCAAGTAGAATGTCATATTCAAGATTCTTGGATTACTTGAATCAAGGTGCTGTCAAGAAAGTTGATTTCTTTGAGAACAGTGCTGTTGCTGAGATATTGATCAATCCTGCTCTTAACAAAGTCCAGAGAGTTAAAATTCAGTTGCCAGGATTGCCACCAGAATTGGTGAGAAAACTTAAAGACAAGAATGTAGATTTTGCTGCTCATCTACCTGAAAAGAATGTAATTGGACCACTTCTTGATTTGCTTGGGAATTTAGCTTTTCCATTGATATTGCTTGGTTATTTACTGTTGAGAAGCTCTTCAAATACCCCTGGAGGGCCAAACTTGCCTTTTGGATTAGGAAG GAGCAAAGCCAAATTCCAGATGGAACCAAATACAGGAGTAACATTTGATGATGTGGCTGGAGTTAATGAAGCAAAACAAGATTTTCAAGAGATTGTTGAGTTTTTGAAGACTCCAGAGAAGTTTGCTGCAGTTGGAGCAAAGATACCAAAGGGATTTCTCTTAGTAGGGCCACCAGGGACAGGGAAGACATTGCTGGCTAAGGCGATTGCTGGAGAAGCAGGGGTGCCATTCTTTTCTCTCTCTGGCTCAGAGTTCATTGAGATGTTTGTTGGTGTGGGAGCTTCTAGAGTTAGGGACTTATTCAACAAGGCGAAACAAAATTCGCCTTGcataatttttattgatgaaattgatgCTGTTGGGAGGCAGAGAGGAACTGGTATTGGTGGAGGAAATGATGAAAGAGAGCAGACACTGAACCAACTTCTTACTGAAATGGATGGTTTTACTGGGAACACTGGAGTCATTGTCATTGCTGCTACTAATAGGCCTGAAATTCTTGATCAAGCTTTGCTTAGACCTGGAAGGTTTGATAGGCAG GTAACTGTTGGACTGCCTGATATAAGAGGAAGAGAAGAAATATTGAAAGTTCACAGTAACAACAAGAAGCTTGACAAAGATGTGTCTCTAAGTGTTATTGCAATGAGAACACCAGGATTCAGTGGTGCAGATCTTGCAAACCTGATGAATGAAGCTGCCATTCTAGCTGGAAGGAGAGGAAAAGATAAGATTACCTCAAAAGAGATAGATGATTCCATCGATAGAATTGTCGCTGGAATGGAAGGAACTACCATGACAGATGGAAAGAACAAGATTCTGGTAGCATACCATGAGGTTGGACATGCTGTCTGCGC GACATTGACCCCTGGCCATGATGCAGTACAGAAAGTCACATTGATCCCAAGAGGTCAAGCTCGCGGTCTTACATGGTTCATTCCTGGTGAAGATCCAACCTTAATCTCTAAGAAGCAACTCTTTGCTAGAATAGTGGGAGGCTTAGGAGGTAGAGCAGCAGAGGAAATAATTTTTGGTGAACCAGAAATCACTACTGGTGCAGCAGGAGACTTGCAACAAATAACTCAAATAGCAAGACAG ATGGTTACAATGTTTGGGATGTCTGAGATTGGACCATGGGCGTTAACAGATCCAGCAGCACAAAGTGGCGATGTGGTGCTGAGAATGCTAGCGAGGAATCAAATGTCAGAGAAACTAGCAGAAGACATTGATGAATCTGTAAGGCACATAATCGAGAGAGCATATGAAATTGCAAAGAACCACATCAGGAACAACAGGGAGGCAATCGACAAATTAGTGGATGTCCTGCTGGAAAAGGAGACTCTTACAGGAGATGAGTTTAGAGCTATACTCTCAGAATTCACTGATATCCCATTCGTTAACATAAACAGAAAACCAATTAGAGAACTAATTGAGGCCTAG
- the LOC101260892 gene encoding uncharacterized protein, with protein sequence MCLVFVCDEDERVLQRQAAPGACPYCGGMVQAVDMESQWRFCFVPYYFKTKRRYYCTLCTRRLIIQ encoded by the coding sequence ATGTGTTTGGTGTTTGTATGTGATGAAGATGAGAGGGTGTTACAAAGACAGGCAGCTCCAGGAGCTTGTCCTTACTGCGGAGGGATGGTTCAAGCCGTGGACATGGAGAGTCAGTGGAGATTCTGCTTTGTCCCTTATTATTTCAAGACTAAACGCAGATACTACTGTACCCTTTGCACCAGACGTCTCATCATCCAATAA
- the LOC101250365 gene encoding probable metal-nicotianamine transporter YSL7 isoform X2, with product MSEVAAKQSTEANNAFNIKNPSLGWMIGFLFVVSFLGLFSVVPLRKIMIIDFKLTYPSGTATAHLINSFHTPQGAKLAKKQVKALAKFFSFSFLWGFFQWFFTAGDDCGFASFPTFGLKAYENKFYFDFSATYVGVGMICPYLINISLLLGSILSWGIMWPLIQDRKGHWFPADESPSSLHGLQGYKVFIAIAMILGDGLYNFVKVFGRTLYGLYLQFRSKDEGAVLPVGARPSPPEPSMSFDDQRRTTLFLKDQIPTWVSIVGYVGIAILSTITLPHIFHQLKWYHIIVIYVFAPVLAFCNAYGCGLTDWSLASTYGKLAIFTIGAWAGASHGGVLAGLAACGVMMNIVSTASDLTQDFKTGYMTLASPRSMFISQIIGTAMGCLISPCVFWLFYKAFPDLGTQGSAYPAPYALVYRNMSIIGVEGFSALPKNCLILCCIFFIGAIVINGIRDLVGKNKAKYIPLPMAMAIPFYLGSYFAIDMCLGSLILFVWTKINKAKADAFGPAVASGLICGDGIWTLPSSILALVGVKPPICMKFLSRNANTRVDSFLNS from the exons ATGAGTGAAGTTGCTGCCAAACAATCAACTGAAGCTAATAATGCATTCAATATCAAGAACCCCTCGTTGGGATGGATGATAGGTTTTCTTTTCGTTGTTAGCTTTCTTGGGCTTTTCTCAGTGGTTCCTCTTCGTAAG ATTATGATCATAGACTTCAAACTGACATATCCAAGTGGCACAGCAACTGCTCACCTGATCAATAGTTTCCATACCCCACAAGGAGCTAAGCTAGCAAA GAAACAAGTAAAAGCTCTGGCGAAATTCTTCTCCTTCAGCTTCTTATGGGGTTTCTTCCAATGGTTTTTCACTGCTGGGGATGACTGTGGATTTGCGAGTTTTCCCACGTTTGGCCTTAAAGCATATGAGAACAA GTTCTATTTTGATTTCTCAGCAACATATGTTGGTGTAGGGATGATATGTCCTTACCTAATCAACATATCTTTGCTACTTGGATCTATCCTTTCTTGGGGTATAATGTGGCCCCTGATTCAGGACAGAAAGGGTCATTGGTTCCCTGCGGATGAGAGCCCGAGCAGCCTTCATGGCTTGCAGGGATATAAG GTCTTTATAGCAATAGCCATGATCCTTGGTGATGGTCTCTACAATTTCGTAAAGGTATTTGGACGAACACTATATGGTTTGTATTTGCAATTCCGCAGTAAAGATGAAGGAGCAGTCCTGCCAGTTGGTGCTCGTCCATCTCCTCCAGAGCCTTCCATGTCTTTTGATGACCAACGACGAACAACGCTTTTCCTCAAGGATCAAATTCCAACATGGGTTTCCATAGTTGGTTATGTTGGCATTGCTATCCTCTCTACTATAACACTTCCACACATTTTCCATCAACTTAAGTGGTACCATATCATTGTGATTTATGTTTTTGCACCGGTATTAGCCTTCTGCAATGCTTATGGTTGTGGTCTCACTGACTGGTCTTTGGCATCCACCTACGGAAAGTTGGCAATCTTTACAATTGGTGCATGGGCTGGGGCTTCTCATGGAGGGGTTCTTGCTGGACTAGCTGCATGTGGCGTCATGATGAACATAGTCTCCACTGCATCTGACCTAACACAGGACTTTAAGACTGGTTATATGACATTAGCTTCCCCACGGTCGATGTTCATAAGCCAGATTATTGGCACAGCAATGGGTTGTCTCATCTCCCCATGTGTATTTTGGCTCTTCTACAAGGCATTCCCTGACTTAGGTACCCAAGGTTCAGCGTATCCTGCCCCTTACGCCCTGGTGTATCGTAACATGTCTATCATTGGAGTTGAAGGTTTCTCAGCTCTTCCAAAGAACTGCCTCATCCTTTGCTGCATATTCTTCATAGGAGCTATTGTGATCAATGGCATCAGAGATCTTGTGGGAAAGAACAAGGCAAAGTACATTCCTCTCCCAATGGCGATGGCTATTCCCTTCTATCTTGGCTCCTACTTTGCTATTGACATGTGTCTCGGGAGCTTGATATTGTTCGTTTGGACAAAGATTAATAAGGCCAAGGCTGATGCATTTGGGCCTGCTGTGGCTTCTGGTCTGATTTGTGGTGATGGAATCTGGACCTTACCCAGTTCAATACTGGCTTTGGTAGGAGTGAAACCGCCTATTTGCATGAAGTTTCTGTCTAGGAATGCCAACACCAGAGTCGATAGTTTCTTAAATTCTTGA
- the LOC101250365 gene encoding probable metal-nicotianamine transporter YSL7 isoform X1: MDSSRSDSVNRNTKKNDGDDDTAQNEEALYSVERIFESKEVPSWQDQLTLRAFCVSFILGILFTFIVLKLSLTTGIIPSLNVSAGLLGFFFIKTWTKLLEKSGVLKQPFTRQENTVIQTCVVATSGIAFSGGFGSYLFAMSEVAAKQSTEANNAFNIKNPSLGWMIGFLFVVSFLGLFSVVPLRKIMIIDFKLTYPSGTATAHLINSFHTPQGAKLAKKQVKALAKFFSFSFLWGFFQWFFTAGDDCGFASFPTFGLKAYENKFYFDFSATYVGVGMICPYLINISLLLGSILSWGIMWPLIQDRKGHWFPADESPSSLHGLQGYKVFIAIAMILGDGLYNFVKVFGRTLYGLYLQFRSKDEGAVLPVGARPSPPEPSMSFDDQRRTTLFLKDQIPTWVSIVGYVGIAILSTITLPHIFHQLKWYHIIVIYVFAPVLAFCNAYGCGLTDWSLASTYGKLAIFTIGAWAGASHGGVLAGLAACGVMMNIVSTASDLTQDFKTGYMTLASPRSMFISQIIGTAMGCLISPCVFWLFYKAFPDLGTQGSAYPAPYALVYRNMSIIGVEGFSALPKNCLILCCIFFIGAIVINGIRDLVGKNKAKYIPLPMAMAIPFYLGSYFAIDMCLGSLILFVWTKINKAKADAFGPAVASGLICGDGIWTLPSSILALVGVKPPICMKFLSRNANTRVDSFLNS, from the exons ATGGATAGTAGTAGATCCGATAGTGTGAACAGAAACACAAAGAAAAACGATGGTGATGATGATACCGCCCAAAACGAAGAAGCTTTGTATTCTGTAGAAAGGATCTTTGAGTCCAAAGAAGTGCCATCATGGCAGGATCAGTTAACTTTAAGGGCTTTTTGTGTGAGTTTCATATTGGGGATTCTTTTCACTTTCATTGTATTGAAATTGAGTCTCACCACTGGTATTATTCCTTCTCTCAATGTTTCTGCTGGACTTTTGGGCTTCTTTTTCATCAAAACGTGGACTAAACTTCTCGAGAAATCTGGAGTTCTTAAGCAACCTTTCACTCGACAAGAAAACACCGTCATTCAGACCTGTGTTGTTGCTACTTCCGGTATTGCATTTAGCG GAGGTTTTGGAAGCTATCTGTTTGCCATGAGTGAAGTTGCTGCCAAACAATCAACTGAAGCTAATAATGCATTCAATATCAAGAACCCCTCGTTGGGATGGATGATAGGTTTTCTTTTCGTTGTTAGCTTTCTTGGGCTTTTCTCAGTGGTTCCTCTTCGTAAG ATTATGATCATAGACTTCAAACTGACATATCCAAGTGGCACAGCAACTGCTCACCTGATCAATAGTTTCCATACCCCACAAGGAGCTAAGCTAGCAAA GAAACAAGTAAAAGCTCTGGCGAAATTCTTCTCCTTCAGCTTCTTATGGGGTTTCTTCCAATGGTTTTTCACTGCTGGGGATGACTGTGGATTTGCGAGTTTTCCCACGTTTGGCCTTAAAGCATATGAGAACAA GTTCTATTTTGATTTCTCAGCAACATATGTTGGTGTAGGGATGATATGTCCTTACCTAATCAACATATCTTTGCTACTTGGATCTATCCTTTCTTGGGGTATAATGTGGCCCCTGATTCAGGACAGAAAGGGTCATTGGTTCCCTGCGGATGAGAGCCCGAGCAGCCTTCATGGCTTGCAGGGATATAAG GTCTTTATAGCAATAGCCATGATCCTTGGTGATGGTCTCTACAATTTCGTAAAGGTATTTGGACGAACACTATATGGTTTGTATTTGCAATTCCGCAGTAAAGATGAAGGAGCAGTCCTGCCAGTTGGTGCTCGTCCATCTCCTCCAGAGCCTTCCATGTCTTTTGATGACCAACGACGAACAACGCTTTTCCTCAAGGATCAAATTCCAACATGGGTTTCCATAGTTGGTTATGTTGGCATTGCTATCCTCTCTACTATAACACTTCCACACATTTTCCATCAACTTAAGTGGTACCATATCATTGTGATTTATGTTTTTGCACCGGTATTAGCCTTCTGCAATGCTTATGGTTGTGGTCTCACTGACTGGTCTTTGGCATCCACCTACGGAAAGTTGGCAATCTTTACAATTGGTGCATGGGCTGGGGCTTCTCATGGAGGGGTTCTTGCTGGACTAGCTGCATGTGGCGTCATGATGAACATAGTCTCCACTGCATCTGACCTAACACAGGACTTTAAGACTGGTTATATGACATTAGCTTCCCCACGGTCGATGTTCATAAGCCAGATTATTGGCACAGCAATGGGTTGTCTCATCTCCCCATGTGTATTTTGGCTCTTCTACAAGGCATTCCCTGACTTAGGTACCCAAGGTTCAGCGTATCCTGCCCCTTACGCCCTGGTGTATCGTAACATGTCTATCATTGGAGTTGAAGGTTTCTCAGCTCTTCCAAAGAACTGCCTCATCCTTTGCTGCATATTCTTCATAGGAGCTATTGTGATCAATGGCATCAGAGATCTTGTGGGAAAGAACAAGGCAAAGTACATTCCTCTCCCAATGGCGATGGCTATTCCCTTCTATCTTGGCTCCTACTTTGCTATTGACATGTGTCTCGGGAGCTTGATATTGTTCGTTTGGACAAAGATTAATAAGGCCAAGGCTGATGCATTTGGGCCTGCTGTGGCTTCTGGTCTGATTTGTGGTGATGGAATCTGGACCTTACCCAGTTCAATACTGGCTTTGGTAGGAGTGAAACCGCCTATTTGCATGAAGTTTCTGTCTAGGAATGCCAACACCAGAGTCGATAGTTTCTTAAATTCTTGA